A genomic window from Parasteatoda tepidariorum isolate YZ-2023 chromosome 10, CAS_Ptep_4.0, whole genome shotgun sequence includes:
- the LOC107440574 gene encoding gastric triacylglycerol lipase-like, with the protein MNFLLLVVLHAYPYSVVYSDISNDINNDINNEINDINNNINNEINDINNDINNDMDNIANFIEDPDINRNVTELITSKGYPVENHFAYTEDGYELSLQRIPYGKLNKETGNRKPVLLQHGLMQSSADWVINYPHQSLGFLLADNGYDVWLGNTRGGAYSRQHLNFQTNSKDFWDFSFDQMAEYDLPAMIDYILNTTKEDNLVYIGHSQGTTIAFALLSERPLYNEKIKLFVALAPEVEVSHVKSIVSYLVPYFEYIESIMNTFGVYEFMSNNPAQQFITRNLCASKSAFICENIMYMVFGKDSEQYNQTRTPVYASHFPNGASMKNIVHFSQMVKSKKFRKFDYGKENWKYYNQKFGGRVVRVLARENSIVSFDQMAEYDLPAMIDYILNTTKEDNLVYIGHSQGTTIAFALLSERPLYNEKIKLFVALAPEVEVSHVKSIVSYLVPYFEYIESIMNTFGVYEFMSNNPAQQFITRNLCASKSAFICENIMYMVFGKDSEQYNQTRTPVYAAHFPNGASIKNVVHFSQMVKSKKFRKFDYGKENWKYYNQDTPPEYNLSNVVTPTALFWGMNDALADTEDISLLEKRLKSLVYSYCVPWKNFSHFDFVLAKDAKKLVYDEIMSLIKQFQNNKAPFINKSFERKACQ; encoded by the exons ATGAACTTCTTACTGTTAGTGGTACTACATGCATATCCATATTCAGTAGTTTATAGTGATATttcaaatgatataaataatgacataaataatgaaattaatgatataaataataatataaataatgaaattaatgatataaataatgatataaataatgatatgGATAATATTGCAAATTTCATAGAAGATCCAGATATTAACCGAAATGTT ACTGAATTGATTACTTCCAAAGGGTATCCAGTTGAGAATCACTTTGCGTACACAGAAGACGGATACGAGCTTTCTCTACAAAGAATACCATATGGCAAATTAAACAAGGAGACAGGGAATcgaaaaccggttttgctacAGCACGGACTGATGCAATCTTCCGCAGACTGGGTGATTAATTATCCTCACCAAAGTCTTG gTTTCTTACTGGCAGATAATGGTTACGATGTATGGCTGGGAAATACAAGGGGCGGTGCCTATTCGAGACAACAtcttaactttcaaacaaactCAAAAGATTTTTGGGATTTCAG cTTTGATCAGATGGCCGAATATGATTTGCCAGCTATGATTGACTATATTCTCAATACAACAAAAGAAGACAATCTGGTATATATTGGCCACTCTCAGGGGACCACCATAGCTTTTGCTCTTCTGTCTGAAAGACCTCTTTACaatgaaaag ATAAAGTTGTTTGTGGCACTAGCACCAGAAGTAGAAGTTAGCCACGTGAAGTCTATAGTTAGTTACCTCGTCCCTTATTTTGAGTATATCGAA AGTATCATGAATACATTTGGGGTGTATGAATTCATGTCAAACAATCCAGCCCAGCAGTTCATCACCCGGAACCTCTGCGCCTCGAAGTCTGCATTCATTTGCGAAAATATCATGTATATGGTTTTTGGTAAAGATAGTGAGCAATATAATCAG actaGAACACCAGTTTACGCTTCTCATTTTCCAAACGGTGCTTCTATGAAGAATATCGTGCATTTTTCTCAA atggtaaaatcaaagaaatttcgGAAATTTGATTACGGAAAAGAAAACTGGAAGTATTACAATCAG aaatttgGAGGAAGAGTTGTGCGAGTTCTAGCGCGTGAGAACAGTATAGTAag cTTTGATCAGATGGCCGAATATGATTTGCCAGCTATGATTGACTATATTCTCAATACAACAAAAGAAGACAATCTGGTATATATTGGCCACTCTCAGGGGACCACCATAGCTTTTGCTCTTCTGTCTGAAAGACCTCTTTACaatgaaaag ATAAAGTTGTTTGTGGCACTAGCACCAGAAGTAGAAGTTAGCCACGTGAAGTCTATAGTTAGTTACCTCGTCCCTTATTTTGAGTATATCGAA AGTATCATGAATACATTTGGGGTGTATGAATTCATGTCAAACAATCCAGCCCAGCAGTTCATCACCCGGAACCTCTGCGCCTCGAAGTCTGCATTCATTTGCGAAAATATCATGTACATGGTTTTTGGTAAAGATAGTGAGCAATATAATCAG acaaGAACACCAGTTTACGCTGCTCATTTCCCAAACGGTGCCTCTATAAAGAATGTCGTGCATTTTTCTCAA atggtaaaatcaaagaaatttcgGAAGTTTGATTACGGAAAAGAAAACTGGAAGTATTACAATCAG gaCACCCCACCAGAATATAATTTGTCAAATGTGGTTACACCCACAGCATTGTTCTGGGGAATGAACGATGCTTTAGCAGACACGGAGGACATCAGTTTATTAGAAAAGAGGTTAAAATCACTCGTGTATAGCTATTGCGTACCTTGGAAGAATTTCTCACATTTTGATTTTGTGCTAGCCAAAGATGCCAAAAAACTTGTTTACGATGAAATAATGTCTCTTATAAAACAATTCCAGAATAATAAAGCGCCGTTTATAAACAAATCTTTTGAACGGAAAGCatgtcaataa